One segment of Gordonia terrae DNA contains the following:
- a CDS encoding FUSC family protein, protein MTTDLPGWQPTVWMRALLATPSATWPLGRSIRGAVTVAAPVTLGALTGHPLVGMWISMGTLLLAAGEKSVAYRARFRQFATTTPLAAAAYCLGVLSTAPAPVTVAVMAVIAGVSGIVSGYSGTVSVATMQAMVIAAIAIGVPAARPYWEPAVLFLAGAVLYAAGLAVEVAISRSRPQRDSLVTLLRSLSVLARAQAAGNTDLAVERAQAISALDAFDHMAITGRGTAGGPTPEYDRAAAISRAADQLMARLLADDADRDLSVQTAPRLAECAAALTHRRRPGARPPDGTLIRLGMLEDAIFGDAPSPVSTAPPERTTPSPPGPALLASAGRLALCTAIAYAMYFVLPVAHGYWIALTVALVMKPDLGSVFGRAVLRGIGTVGGACVAVAVGVLPHQPIISGLVIAVLAATLPWAMTRSYLGQALVLTPLIMILLDVVVPHASILHLSEARVATTVIGCVIVIVVGYLVWPGARRVHMVESFGATLTVLARYAQDVAGNASPDVVTADRRIVYRRLSDARTSLQRTLSEPPPAGAEAWAWIPVVSATERVADRVTSASAARTPPATTPDADELSVLAGELADLDHQVTAEHRARRTPTPPAREAHSPDPAVRELADELAHLRSLIGRESRPAPHELDSTTQTDRR, encoded by the coding sequence GTGACCACCGATCTGCCCGGCTGGCAGCCGACGGTGTGGATGCGGGCCCTCCTCGCCACACCGTCGGCGACATGGCCGCTGGGCCGGTCGATCCGGGGCGCGGTGACCGTTGCTGCCCCGGTGACCCTCGGTGCGCTGACCGGTCACCCTTTGGTCGGGATGTGGATCAGCATGGGAACGCTGCTGCTCGCGGCCGGCGAGAAGTCGGTGGCGTACCGGGCCCGCTTCCGACAGTTCGCGACGACCACACCACTCGCGGCCGCCGCGTACTGTCTCGGAGTCCTGTCCACCGCACCGGCCCCGGTCACCGTGGCCGTGATGGCCGTGATCGCCGGCGTCTCCGGCATCGTCAGCGGGTACTCGGGAACAGTGTCGGTGGCGACGATGCAGGCGATGGTGATCGCGGCGATCGCGATCGGGGTCCCAGCAGCTCGACCCTATTGGGAACCGGCGGTACTGTTCCTCGCCGGGGCGGTTCTCTATGCCGCGGGACTTGCGGTCGAGGTGGCCATCAGCCGGTCTCGGCCCCAGCGAGACTCATTGGTGACCCTGCTGCGGTCACTGTCCGTGCTCGCTCGCGCACAAGCTGCCGGCAACACCGATCTCGCCGTGGAGCGGGCGCAGGCCATCAGTGCGCTCGACGCCTTCGATCACATGGCCATCACCGGGCGCGGTACCGCAGGTGGACCGACCCCCGAGTACGACCGGGCAGCGGCCATCTCGCGGGCTGCCGATCAGCTGATGGCCCGCCTGCTCGCCGACGATGCAGATCGGGACCTATCCGTACAGACGGCGCCGCGGCTGGCCGAATGCGCCGCTGCACTCACCCATCGGCGCCGACCCGGGGCTCGCCCACCGGACGGGACGTTGATCCGCCTCGGCATGCTGGAGGACGCGATCTTCGGCGACGCGCCCTCGCCGGTATCGACCGCACCGCCCGAACGCACCACGCCGTCCCCGCCGGGTCCGGCCTTGCTCGCGTCGGCCGGCCGACTGGCCTTGTGCACAGCCATCGCCTACGCCATGTACTTCGTCCTGCCCGTCGCACATGGGTACTGGATCGCGCTGACCGTCGCGCTGGTGATGAAGCCCGACCTCGGTTCGGTATTCGGTCGTGCGGTCCTTCGTGGCATCGGCACCGTCGGCGGCGCCTGCGTCGCCGTCGCGGTCGGTGTTCTCCCTCATCAACCGATCATCTCCGGGCTTGTCATCGCGGTCCTTGCGGCAACCTTGCCCTGGGCCATGACGCGGTCATATCTGGGGCAAGCATTGGTGCTCACACCGCTGATCATGATTCTGCTCGATGTGGTCGTACCCCACGCATCGATCCTCCATCTCAGTGAAGCGCGGGTGGCCACGACGGTGATCGGCTGTGTCATCGTGATCGTCGTCGGCTACCTCGTCTGGCCGGGGGCTCGCCGCGTGCACATGGTCGAGTCATTCGGCGCCACGCTGACCGTTCTCGCACGGTACGCCCAAGACGTGGCGGGCAATGCGTCACCAGACGTCGTGACCGCCGATCGCCGGATCGTGTATCGACGGCTATCGGATGCGCGAACCTCGTTGCAGCGCACCCTCTCCGAGCCTCCCCCGGCGGGAGCTGAAGCCTGGGCCTGGATTCCGGTGGTCAGCGCGACGGAGCGCGTCGCCGACCGGGTCACAAGCGCATCCGCAGCGCGGACACCACCGGCGACGACCCCCGACGCCGACGAACTCTCGGTCCTCGCCGGCGAGCTCGCCGACCTCGACCATCAGGTCACCGCCGAGCACCGCGCACGCCGTACCCCGACACCACCCGCACGCGAAGCGCACTCCCCCGACCCCGCTGTGCGTGAACTCGCCGACGAACTCGCACATCTGCGGTCACTGATCGGTCGCGAATCCCGACCTGCGCCCCACGAACTGGACAGCACGACGCAGACCGACAGACGATAA
- a CDS encoding linear amide C-N hydrolase, with protein MCTRVIWPDAAGAVLVGRNMDFHKDLMTNLWTQPRGISRDDGVEGELTWTSKYGSVIAAAFDIISVDGINEAGLAGHVLWLAESTYGEHDKSRPALSQAVWLQYFLDNFATVADAVQWVEDTNVQVIQMPDPTGGNPPTIHLALDDATGDSAIIEYIDGKPRVYHDSSFRVMTNSPTYDKQVELLRRWEGLGGDQPLPGDTEAEHRFARAAYYSGRLPQPKSKVEAIAGMFSVIRNAAQPFRLPDPGKPDASQTIWQTVTDLTNKRFVFESTTRPNIVWVDLADLDFAEDSPQLKLDLQGKLSVEGGIAGNVSGQFADQGPMTFLSFALLAQLATLQDPSHQS; from the coding sequence ATGTGCACCCGAGTCATTTGGCCTGACGCCGCGGGCGCAGTGCTCGTGGGCCGCAACATGGATTTCCACAAGGACTTGATGACCAACCTGTGGACCCAGCCCCGTGGGATCAGTCGCGACGACGGCGTCGAGGGAGAGCTGACCTGGACCTCGAAGTACGGGAGCGTGATCGCTGCTGCGTTCGACATCATCTCGGTCGATGGCATCAACGAAGCAGGACTCGCCGGTCACGTCCTCTGGCTGGCAGAATCCACATACGGCGAGCACGACAAATCCAGGCCTGCGCTCAGCCAGGCGGTCTGGCTGCAGTACTTCCTCGACAACTTCGCAACCGTCGCCGATGCCGTGCAGTGGGTCGAGGACACCAATGTTCAGGTCATCCAGATGCCGGATCCGACCGGCGGGAACCCGCCGACCATTCATCTCGCGCTCGACGATGCAACCGGCGACTCGGCGATCATCGAGTACATCGACGGGAAGCCGCGTGTCTATCACGACAGCTCCTTCCGGGTGATGACGAATTCACCGACCTATGACAAGCAGGTCGAGCTTCTCCGGCGTTGGGAGGGCCTCGGCGGCGACCAGCCCCTCCCCGGTGACACCGAGGCAGAGCACCGATTCGCGCGCGCGGCGTACTACTCCGGGCGACTACCCCAGCCGAAGAGCAAGGTCGAGGCTATCGCCGGGATGTTCAGCGTCATCCGCAATGCTGCGCAACCCTTCCGGTTGCCCGATCCCGGAAAACCCGATGCCTCCCAGACGATTTGGCAGACGGTGACCGACCTGACGAACAAGCGTTTCGTCTTCGAGTCGACCACACGGCCGAACATCGTCTGGGTCGACCTCGCGGATCTCGACTTCGCCGAGGACTCTCCGCAACTCAAACTCGACCTGCAGGGCAAACTGTCGGTCGAAGGCGGGATCGCCGGCAACGTCAGCGGACAGTTCGCCGATCAGGGTCCGATGACGTTCCTTTCCTTCGCACTCCTCGCCCAACTCGCCACACTGCAGGATCCGTCGCACCAGTCGTGA
- a CDS encoding YhgE/Pip family protein codes for MLAAFSPGSDFKRYYRGRMPRLALIVIILMPLMYGALYLWAFWNPFNAVDKIPVALVNADSGAVVQGEPLKAGDQVAAGLIASKQLDLHPVSAKEAEEGVANGTYYFSITLPEDFSEALASPTSGTPRSAELIFTYNDANNYLSTVMGQDAAQQVVNQVGAQVGAQTFDIVLNDVSQMIPKLRQAQAGANELNAGMKTANTGAGELATNLVTARDGSQQLAGALDELDTVVQRATTPLIAALGQGPGSGPSPQELAATASRLGATSGSIAEQLGAVSSRQSQASRLLSDAVNRLRSSPDPNVRAIADTIAPAQSLLDTGGSSPDANNQLTQLRTDAQLLSGQLSNPQSPTRIALGLFADDGLRNDVLAARSASSQLSSGADQLSTGLVELSNGADQLAAGTVRLAAGTQQLANGINEGVAAIPAWSQQQKDELTATLARPVALKENTLNEAKTFGTGFTPFFFGLALFVGSIIAWMLFNPLQSRPIAQGLNSFRVVLASFAPTFMVGLLQATILYLVVVFAIGLRPAYPVATYGFMLLMVAMFLAMIQMFNALFGPAVGRVVTLAFLMIMLTSAGGIYPVPTTTKPFQYIHWVDPMTYTVNGLRQLTVGGVDHRLWIAVGVVAGLTAVFLAVSTWAARRNRQYNMDRLYPPVEV; via the coding sequence ATGCTTGCCGCATTCTCTCCGGGCAGCGACTTCAAGCGTTACTACCGGGGCCGCATGCCCCGACTCGCGCTGATCGTCATCATCCTCATGCCGCTGATGTACGGCGCGCTCTACCTGTGGGCATTCTGGAATCCGTTCAACGCCGTCGACAAGATTCCCGTGGCCCTTGTGAACGCAGACAGCGGTGCCGTCGTCCAGGGGGAGCCTCTCAAAGCCGGTGATCAGGTCGCGGCAGGTCTGATTGCTTCCAAGCAACTCGACCTCCACCCCGTCTCGGCAAAGGAGGCCGAGGAAGGCGTCGCGAACGGGACCTACTACTTCTCGATCACCCTGCCCGAGGACTTCAGCGAGGCCCTGGCGTCCCCGACGAGCGGCACGCCGCGATCGGCCGAGCTGATCTTCACTTACAACGACGCGAACAACTACCTGTCGACGGTCATGGGACAGGACGCCGCCCAGCAAGTTGTCAACCAGGTCGGTGCGCAGGTCGGCGCGCAGACCTTCGACATCGTCCTGAACGACGTCAGCCAGATGATCCCGAAGCTGCGACAGGCGCAGGCCGGTGCGAACGAGCTGAACGCCGGGATGAAGACTGCGAACACCGGTGCCGGGGAACTGGCCACCAACCTGGTGACGGCGCGGGACGGCAGTCAGCAGCTGGCCGGCGCCCTCGATGAGCTCGACACGGTCGTCCAGCGCGCGACGACCCCGCTGATCGCCGCACTCGGTCAGGGCCCTGGTTCCGGACCGAGTCCGCAGGAACTCGCGGCGACCGCGTCTCGGCTGGGCGCCACGAGCGGGTCCATCGCCGAGCAGCTCGGAGCAGTGTCCTCACGGCAGTCACAGGCGAGTCGACTGCTGTCCGACGCTGTGAACCGCCTGCGGTCCAGTCCTGACCCCAACGTGCGTGCCATCGCCGACACCATCGCACCAGCCCAATCGCTGCTCGACACCGGCGGATCGAGTCCCGACGCGAACAACCAGCTCACCCAGCTGCGAACCGACGCGCAACTGTTGTCCGGCCAGTTGTCGAACCCGCAGAGCCCGACGCGGATCGCGCTGGGCCTGTTCGCCGACGACGGCCTGCGCAATGACGTTCTCGCCGCGCGCTCGGCGTCCTCGCAACTGAGCTCCGGCGCCGACCAACTGAGTACCGGTCTGGTCGAGCTCAGCAACGGCGCCGACCAGCTCGCGGCGGGTACCGTCCGACTCGCGGCCGGTACCCAGCAACTGGCGAACGGGATCAACGAGGGCGTCGCGGCGATTCCCGCGTGGTCACAACAGCAGAAGGACGAACTGACCGCCACTCTGGCACGCCCGGTCGCGCTCAAGGAGAACACCCTCAACGAGGCCAAGACCTTCGGCACCGGCTTCACCCCGTTCTTCTTCGGGCTCGCGCTCTTCGTCGGCAGCATCATCGCCTGGATGCTGTTCAACCCGTTGCAATCCCGGCCGATCGCGCAGGGTCTCAATTCGTTCCGCGTGGTCCTGGCGTCGTTCGCGCCGACCTTCATGGTCGGACTGCTGCAAGCGACCATCCTCTATCTCGTGGTGGTCTTCGCGATCGGTCTGCGACCGGCGTATCCCGTTGCCACATATGGCTTCATGCTGCTTATGGTCGCCATGTTCCTCGCGATGATCCAGATGTTCAACGCGCTGTTCGGTCCGGCGGTCGGACGAGTGGTGACCTTGGCGTTCCTGATGATCATGCTCACCTCGGCGGGAGGTATCTATCCCGTCCCGACCACCACGAAACCGTTCCAATACATCCACTGGGTGGATCCGATGACGTACACCGTCAACGGCCTGCGGCAACTGACGGTCGGCGGCGTCGATCATCGCCTGTGGATCGCGGTCGGTGTGGTGGCCGGACTCACGGCGGTGTTCCTCGCCGTGTCCACCTGGGCGGCACGCCGAAACCGCCAGTACAACATGGACCGTCTCTACCCGCCGGTCGAGGTCTAG
- a CDS encoding glutamate decarboxylase, translating to MTTTEHSNARTTTNATDSLFINPVFVRPGEATELPKFQIPDGMSLPQTAYQIVHDEAMLDGNARLNLATFVTTWMDDEARQLYSETYDKNMIDKDEYPQTAAIEDRCWKILADLWHVPDVESSIGTSTIGSSEAAMLGGLALKRHWQARRKAEGKSTESPNLVLSTAVQVCWEKFLNYFEVEPRWVPVTEDHVVLDGHDLEKYVDENTIGVVAIMGVTYNGLYEPVKAISEKLDEIQASTGLDVKIHVDGASGAMIAPFCQPELEWDFRVPRVVSINTSGHKYGLVYPGLGWIIWRDTEALPESMVFHCSYLGGDMPTLALNFSRPGAQVLLQYYNFLRLGREGYRQIQQSSLDVAQYLSGKIAEIGPFELVSRGDTIPVFAWRLKSDHTDNWTLFDLSDRLRMKGWLVPAYPMADNLASMTLQRIVVRAGLSHDLATALLTDIVAEVDFLDSLDAPMPRVSDTGSHFHH from the coding sequence ATGACCACCACCGAGCATTCGAATGCCAGAACAACCACCAACGCAACCGATTCGCTGTTCATCAACCCGGTCTTCGTGCGGCCCGGCGAGGCGACCGAGCTGCCGAAGTTCCAGATCCCGGACGGAATGAGCCTGCCCCAGACGGCGTATCAGATCGTGCACGATGAGGCGATGCTCGACGGCAACGCACGCCTCAACCTCGCCACGTTCGTCACCACCTGGATGGACGACGAGGCGCGACAGCTCTATAGCGAGACCTATGACAAGAACATGATCGACAAGGACGAGTACCCGCAGACCGCGGCGATCGAGGACCGGTGCTGGAAGATCCTCGCCGACCTGTGGCACGTGCCCGACGTGGAGAGTTCGATCGGGACATCGACCATCGGCTCGTCGGAGGCGGCGATGCTCGGGGGCTTGGCACTCAAGCGGCACTGGCAGGCGCGTCGCAAGGCCGAGGGCAAGTCGACCGAATCGCCGAACCTCGTGCTGTCCACCGCGGTTCAGGTCTGCTGGGAGAAGTTCCTCAACTACTTCGAGGTGGAGCCGCGGTGGGTTCCGGTCACCGAGGACCACGTCGTCTTGGACGGTCACGACCTCGAGAAGTACGTCGACGAGAACACGATCGGTGTCGTGGCGATCATGGGTGTCACCTACAACGGGTTGTACGAGCCCGTGAAAGCGATCTCGGAGAAGCTCGACGAGATCCAGGCGTCGACCGGGCTGGACGTGAAGATCCACGTCGACGGTGCGTCGGGCGCGATGATCGCCCCGTTCTGTCAGCCGGAACTGGAATGGGACTTCCGGGTACCGCGGGTGGTGTCGATCAACACCTCCGGGCACAAGTACGGCCTCGTCTACCCGGGCCTCGGCTGGATCATCTGGCGCGACACCGAAGCCCTGCCGGAGAGCATGGTGTTCCACTGCAGCTACCTGGGCGGTGACATGCCCACCCTCGCGCTCAACTTCTCGCGTCCGGGCGCACAGGTTCTGTTGCAGTACTACAACTTCCTGCGCCTCGGGCGGGAGGGGTATCGCCAGATCCAGCAGAGCTCACTGGACGTCGCGCAATACCTGTCCGGGAAGATCGCCGAGATCGGACCGTTCGAGCTGGTGAGTCGAGGCGACACCATCCCGGTCTTCGCGTGGCGACTCAAGTCCGATCACACCGACAACTGGACACTGTTCGACCTGTCCGACCGACTCCGGATGAAGGGCTGGCTCGTACCCGCCTACCCGATGGCGGACAACCTCGCGTCGATGACCCTGCAGCGCATCGTCGTACGAGCGGGATTGAGCCATGATCTGGCGACCGCGCTGCTGACCGACATCGTGGCCGAGGTCGACTTCCTCGACAGTCTCGACGCTCCGATGCCGCGCGTGTCCGACACCGGTTCGCACTTCCACCACTGA
- a CDS encoding helix-turn-helix domain-containing protein, with translation MTPSGQSPDTASVFADDVVEQWYGEIGAFSPVGQSATRHVYRAGREGAAQYLPAALTVSGPEGVESFAEIVFWRPLSLICAFAALRTPCTMVGKGPPDTTGRESYVIVGTQSMPTTGLITQGRRSTSYRGEDFLAVLNTSRRFTHTSFDISDPVGVWIPSALLAEDAGEDVPPIIETPLARSAAAFVRNFAHEVAVRGAETDAEAELAAIDVVRSALRSVRTETAQIGNNVTSTQEAAVALIEQNYRDPEFTVDSIVRSMHVSRRHLYRMFTGVGESPAALIARRRLERARTLLETQGDITIDRVAAASGFTSAAILRNRFRAEFGVTPDLFRRNSCQTAGADG, from the coding sequence ATGACACCTTCTGGGCAGTCACCCGACACGGCTTCGGTATTCGCGGACGATGTCGTCGAGCAGTGGTACGGGGAGATCGGAGCATTCAGCCCGGTGGGCCAGAGCGCGACCCGCCATGTCTACCGGGCAGGTAGGGAAGGTGCCGCGCAGTACCTGCCGGCAGCACTTACGGTCTCCGGACCGGAGGGAGTCGAGAGCTTCGCCGAGATCGTTTTCTGGCGTCCCCTCTCGCTGATCTGCGCCTTCGCCGCGCTGCGTACGCCCTGCACGATGGTCGGCAAGGGCCCGCCCGATACGACCGGACGCGAGTCCTATGTCATCGTCGGCACCCAGTCCATGCCTACCACGGGGCTCATCACCCAGGGTCGCCGTTCGACGTCGTATCGAGGAGAGGACTTTCTCGCCGTACTCAATACGTCGCGCAGATTCACGCACACGTCCTTCGACATCAGTGATCCAGTCGGGGTGTGGATACCCTCCGCGCTGCTGGCCGAGGATGCCGGAGAGGATGTACCCCCCATCATCGAGACCCCGCTCGCCCGCTCCGCCGCTGCGTTCGTGCGGAACTTCGCCCACGAGGTCGCGGTACGCGGGGCGGAAACCGACGCGGAGGCAGAGCTCGCCGCGATCGACGTCGTCCGTAGCGCCCTGCGCAGTGTGCGGACGGAGACCGCACAGATCGGCAACAACGTCACGAGCACCCAGGAGGCCGCGGTGGCACTTATCGAACAGAACTACCGCGACCCTGAGTTCACCGTCGACTCGATCGTCCGCAGCATGCATGTCAGCCGACGCCATCTGTACCGGATGTTCACCGGGGTCGGTGAGTCACCGGCAGCACTGATCGCCCGGCGTCGGCTCGAGAGGGCCCGGACCCTGTTGGAGACGCAGGGCGACATCACCATCGACAGAGTTGCCGCGGCCTCGGGGTTCACGTCGGCGGCCATCCTGCGCAACAGATTTCGCGCTGAGTTCGGCGTGACCCCGGACCTCTTCCGTCGCAACAGTTGTCAGACCGCAGGAGCGGATGGGTGA
- a CDS encoding helix-turn-helix domain-containing protein, whose amino-acid sequence MNGRGYSRRGLEPAVVDAWYDRWGVRHPDELPDPIRLRGRAGLAAYSSAFSSVNAEFPEGYESIIYHRKMSMMMAHCELHTPRTTELTRAAIREMPIDLVIVAAHVLESDLRITQYGTEMAYGEGQLVVLALDSPFVNVVDCVADSAMLLIPKRLLGLSSESGSAPRLPVAADSLVSRSTAQFVRRFASDAAMLGREVTTEMELAAIRMIREAIGMHSYHERHPQRDSVMVREAAAELIEQHFADPRYSADSIASALHMSRRHLYRHFADADTSPAILLKRRRLAHAMELLAAEPDLPLDAVAGRSGFLSVAALRGRLRAEFGAGWTEIRTPVHPPRPPASPKSSGHHRAQGPTGG is encoded by the coding sequence ATGAACGGCCGAGGCTACTCCCGCAGGGGCCTTGAACCCGCCGTCGTAGATGCTTGGTACGACCGGTGGGGGGTGCGGCATCCGGACGAGTTGCCCGACCCCATTCGCCTCCGCGGACGGGCAGGTCTCGCGGCCTATTCGTCGGCATTCAGTTCGGTCAACGCTGAGTTTCCAGAGGGCTACGAGTCGATCATCTATCACCGCAAGATGTCGATGATGATGGCGCACTGCGAGTTACACACACCAAGAACGACGGAGCTGACCAGGGCGGCGATCCGAGAGATGCCGATCGACCTGGTGATCGTCGCCGCTCATGTTCTCGAGTCCGATCTCCGTATCACCCAGTACGGCACGGAGATGGCATACGGCGAGGGGCAGTTGGTCGTCCTGGCGTTGGACAGTCCGTTCGTGAACGTCGTCGACTGTGTCGCAGACAGCGCGATGTTGCTCATCCCCAAGCGGTTGCTCGGTCTCAGCAGCGAGTCCGGATCGGCGCCGCGCCTCCCGGTTGCCGCTGACTCACTCGTATCGAGGTCGACGGCGCAGTTCGTGCGTCGGTTCGCCAGTGACGCTGCGATGCTGGGACGAGAGGTCACCACGGAGATGGAGCTCGCGGCGATCCGGATGATCCGGGAGGCGATCGGTATGCACAGCTACCACGAGCGTCATCCCCAGCGCGACAGCGTCATGGTGCGCGAGGCCGCTGCCGAGCTGATCGAACAACACTTCGCAGATCCGCGCTATTCGGCGGATTCGATCGCGTCGGCGCTGCACATGAGCCGCCGCCATCTCTATCGGCACTTCGCCGACGCGGATACCTCGCCAGCGATCTTGCTCAAGCGACGTCGACTTGCGCACGCTATGGAGTTGCTCGCCGCCGAGCCGGACCTACCGCTCGACGCGGTCGCCGGACGGTCGGGTTTCCTGTCGGTCGCCGCCCTGCGCGGCCGATTGCGGGCGGAATTCGGGGCGGGGTGGACCGAAATTCGCACTCCGGTTCACCCACCGCGTCCGCCGGCATCTCCGAAATCATCGGGACATCACCGCGCGCAAGGACCGACCGGGGGCTGA
- a CDS encoding alpha/beta hydrolase — MLCRPPRTATPTLIVLLLWLGSLVVTGPATAAAPADGFVFTTTDVVADELPSAAASGTRLTYATRDQNGRPAMSSGVYWVPKGTPPAGGWPIVSWAHGTVGLADECAPTLHRLGDGVEAPVRAALAAGYAVTATDYAGLGSAGETEYLGGRAAAYSVLDMIRAARSVDPSLGSRWVSTGHSQGGHAALQAGRLAADHAPELPVAGIVAIAPVSSLENLFGLFGPRVPGLGALNVLSAPFLFTLAGLDHAHPELGVADFLTSDGKRFLDRARARCNGDLVDALRSVSPGSLVASSFTAEPEFRNALREYAEVPTSGYPAKVTLAHGLLDPVLPYPLSRSLRSAMREAGTDVDLKTYARADHSSVVDESLPDVMTAIRESFGR, encoded by the coding sequence ATGCTCTGCCGACCACCGCGGACCGCGACGCCAACCCTCATCGTTCTGCTGCTCTGGCTCGGGTCCCTCGTCGTGACCGGCCCTGCCACCGCCGCCGCCCCCGCCGACGGGTTCGTGTTCACCACCACCGACGTCGTTGCCGACGAACTCCCCTCGGCGGCCGCATCGGGCACCCGGCTCACCTACGCGACGCGCGATCAGAACGGCCGCCCGGCGATGTCGAGCGGCGTGTACTGGGTGCCGAAGGGGACGCCGCCGGCCGGTGGCTGGCCGATCGTCTCCTGGGCACACGGGACGGTGGGCCTGGCCGATGAGTGCGCGCCGACCCTGCACCGGCTCGGCGATGGCGTCGAAGCGCCCGTGCGGGCGGCACTCGCAGCCGGTTATGCCGTGACCGCAACCGATTACGCCGGGCTCGGATCGGCGGGGGAGACGGAGTACCTCGGCGGCCGGGCGGCGGCGTATTCGGTGCTCGACATGATCCGCGCGGCGCGATCGGTCGATCCCTCACTCGGGTCGCGATGGGTGTCGACCGGCCATTCGCAAGGCGGGCACGCCGCGCTGCAGGCGGGCCGCCTCGCCGCGGACCACGCACCCGAGCTGCCGGTGGCCGGCATCGTCGCGATCGCCCCGGTCTCGTCGCTGGAGAACCTGTTCGGATTGTTCGGCCCCCGCGTCCCCGGTCTCGGCGCGCTCAACGTCCTCAGTGCGCCGTTCCTGTTCACCCTCGCCGGACTCGACCACGCCCACCCGGAGCTCGGTGTCGCCGACTTCCTGACCTCCGACGGCAAGCGTTTCCTCGACCGCGCGCGAGCCCGGTGCAACGGCGATCTCGTCGACGCGCTGCGGTCGGTGTCCCCGGGCTCGCTCGTCGCGTCCTCGTTCACCGCCGAGCCGGAGTTCCGCAACGCCTTGCGCGAGTATGCCGAGGTCCCCACCTCCGGGTATCCGGCGAAGGTCACTCTCGCACATGGGCTTCTCGATCCGGTGCTGCCCTATCCGCTCAGTCGCTCCCTGCGGTCGGCGATGCGCGAGGCCGGTACCGATGTCGACCTCAAGACCTACGCACGCGCCGACCACAGCAGTGTCGTCGACGAGTCGCTGCCCGACGTGATGACCGCGATCCGGGAGTCGTTCGGCCGGTAG